The DNA region GTTGCGCTGCTCGCGGCTGAACTCGATGCCGACGAGCGTGACGGTCACGCCAGGCTCCCGGTACTTCTCGGCGTAGCCCTTTGCTTGCAGCTGCGCCAGCGCCCGCCCGTCCGGCACCTGCTCGACGACCTTGAACTCGAAGAGGTACACGCGGCTTGCCCAGGGATGGGCTGATTCCGCGGAGGCCAGGGATGGCCGGGAGCGGTTACTTGCCCAGGGATGGGCTGATTCCACGGAGGCCAGGGATGGCTGAGAGCGGTAATCCAACCGCAAGGCCAGGTCGATGCGACCCTTGTTGGTGGCATCTTCCACGCGCGTGTCCAGTCCCAGCGCCGCCAGGTGGCTATAGAACACGCTGGCGTAGAAACCCTCGTACTGGGCCAGCGGATTGTTGCGATGCCAGTCGTGCGGGATGCTCGCGAACAGTCCGTGCAGAAGGTCTTTCAGGCCCGCCATATCACCCGCCGCGAGCAGCCCCGGAAGGCGATTGCGCACCTCGCCGGAGGTCTGGCGCGAGACGCCGTAGGCACGCATTAAGCTCGCATTCAAGCTGGCCTCCACCTCGCGGTTGGGGTAGCCCAGCGTATAGAACCATTGCCCCTCGCTCACTTCCTTTTCCGCCTGAATGCTCAGGTAGCCCGCCTGCCAAAGCAAGGCCTCCGGCTCGATGTCGTCCACCTCGAACGCTCCGAGCAACTCCTCCGAAGACGTCAGGCGGCTAAGGTTGGGCGTGAAGAACTGCCGGCGCGCCAGCAACTCCACGAGAAACGTCGGTGTTCCTGTCTCGAACCAGTAAGGCCGGAACTCCCGCTTCTGGAACAGCAGCAGCAGGTCGAACGGGTTGTACACCGCCTCACCCCGCCAGTTATAACCGTTGTACCAGCGCCGGATGCGCTCCCGGTCTAGCCCCTCCAGTTCGGGCGCAAAGACCGTATCGACATCGTGCTCCGTGTAGCCACAGAGGGCCGAATACTCGGGATCGAGCGTGATATCGTTGAGGTTGTTCAGGCCTGAGAAGAGGCTAACCTTGGAAAACTTGCTCACGCCCGTGATGAAGACGAAGCGCAGGTGCGCGTCCACGTCCTTGAGGGTGCTGTAGATGTCCCGCAGCCCATCGCGCATCACCCCCGCCCGTTCCGGCTCCGTCAGGTTGTCAAGGATGGGCTTGTCATATTCGTCTACCAGCACCACCACGCGCTGTCCCGTGCGTTCATGCAATCCACGGATCAACCGCTTGAAGCGCCCCCTCAGGTCCGCAACCTCGGGCGGCAGCGCGTGAAGCGCCTCGAAAGCAGATAGCTGCTCGAGCAAGCTGGCTCCGAGATCCTCCGGCGTCCTGAGCACGCCACTGCCGAAGCTCAGCCGCAGCACGGGGTGCTTGCTGGCCCAGTCCCAGTGCTGAGCCGCGTACAACCCCTCGAACAGCCCACGATTCCCCTCAAACAGTTCCTTCAACGTATCGAGGAACAGGCTCTTGCCGAATCGCCTTGGGCGAGAGAGAAAGTAATGCGTCCCCTGGTCGATCAGGTGCAATGCCAGTCGCGTCTTGTCGACGTAGTAATGCGAATCTTCACGGATCTTCGCAAAGGTCTGGATCCCGATCGGGAGCTTCTTGCGCTGCATGCCGCCTCCGCGACGATCTTAGCACAGGGCGTCAGGCTCACCGCCGGGGCTTTCGCGACGGCGCGCGGATGCTGCGCCGGCACGACCCGAAGACCGAATCAGGGGATAGCTCCCACGTCCAGTTCGCCTCGCCAACCCTGAACGCCAACGTCAGGGACGCGGGCCGCCCTCGACCAGCACCGCCTCAGCCACGCCGCCTTCGCCCCAGACCTCGGCCCGCATGCCCGGTTTCAACTCCGCGACCAGCGCCGCGCGGCGCTGCCAGGCACCCCGCTCGTCGAGCCAGTGAAAGGAAATCGCGGTGTGGCCGCGCTCCAAGGCGAAGCTGCGCGGCTGGCCATCGTCGGCCTGCAGCAGCAAACGCCCGAGGCTGAAGCGATCGCCGACCGAGGCCTGCTCGACCGCCACCAGCGTGCCCCAGCGCTCGGAGGCCATGCTCGGATGGCTCGGCGCCTTCTTGCGCGTGGCGGCGGTGGCCGCCGGTTGGCATCCCATCTTGTGCAGGTAGTATGCGCCCAGCGAGCGCAGATGTGAAACGTCCATGGGAATTGACCTTTGCCAGGTGTATTGCTTGGTTTAACCAGAAGATAATCTTTAGATATTCACTATATAACCAACAGGGGGACGGGTCAACCCATAAGCCGCAAATTTTTCTGCCGCGCAACAGGCCCGACACCATTTCCCCAGGCTCGAAACCGCCCAGCCAGGACACCACGAGGGACGGGCGTCCCCATGTCAGGGCCTGCGCAGCCTATTTCAGCCGGCCCCCCACGGGCGGCGCCCGCCGTCCCCCGCGAGGCCGGCTCGGGAGGGCAAGGCTGCGCCCGGGTCCGGCCTCGCCGAAGGGGTAGCCAACGGCGAGGGGCCGACGCCGGCAGCCACGCCCCCGGGTCCTTCTCAAGGGCGAGCAGGCGTCGCCTCGTACCAGTGGGTCAGCCGGGTGTAGCCGTTCAGAAGGGGCGCGGCCGACTGCTGGCTCAACTGGGCCTCATGAACCCACTGGGTCCGCCCGGTGTCGGTGTCGTGCACCAGGATTTCCCGGTCCCCCCGGCCGCCGCGCACGGCTATGGCGAGCATGAAGTGGTGGCGGGGAGCGGCCACCTCCGGCCGGTCCCACGAGACGACAATCGGCAGGTCATAGCCGTCCTGCAGCATCGGCACCATGGCCTCGACGGCCTCGGCCACCGGGCCGACCTTGGCCACGCGGTAGCCCACGCCCGTGACCGGCGTCAGGTACTTTCGCAACAGGTCGGGGATCACGATGCCACGGCCCTGGAGCGGACTGCCGTAAGGCACGGCCACGCCGTTGAATTCCTCCAGCAGGCGCTTCTGCTCCTCAGCCAGTTGCCGGTTGTGCGTGTCGTGGGCCCGCTCGGCCACGCGAAAATGCTGGTTCAGCTGCCAGGCATAGCGCGGATTGACCTCGCCGGCCGCCACCATGAACATGGCCGGACCGCAGGCGTCCTTCCACTGCTGCCGCAGGTCGAGCGGATCCCGCATGGTCGAGTTCGCGATCAGCAGGCTGGGCGCCTGTCCCCGCATCTGCTTCGCGTAGTCAGCCAAACTGGCATCCGGTTCCCCTGCCCCGAGGGCCTTCAGAATCAGGATCGCCTCCACGTCCGAACGGGTTTCCTGCATCAAGCCCGCCAGGTGGCCGAGCCGCGCACTCGAAAGCCCACGCAGCGCCGCCTGGATGCGGCGCTCGTCCGCCGGGGCCAGCAGGTCGAGATCGGCACGCCGTCCCTCGGCCAGCAGCAGCGCCAGCGGCTTGGGGGTCGGGCCCGGCGTGGGCGAAGCGACAACCGACATGGGCGAAGCGACAACCGGCGTACGCACCGCCTCAGGCGTGGCGAGGAGCGAGCCCGGACGCAACGGGGAAGCCTGAACGACCGGCGCGGAAGGACGCACCGGGGAGGGAATGACGACCGGCGAGGGCCGGCGTGCCGGGGTCGGCGTGGCCATCGCCGCTTCCGGCAGCGCAGCCACCGGGAGAGCGGCCGAGGCCTCCGTGTGGGGGGGTAACACCGGCAGTGTCAGGCCAAGCTCGGCTGAATCGTCCCAGTCGCTGAGATCGGCTGCAGACGACGGGGCGGGGGAGGCGATCGCCGAAGCGGGACGTAGCAGCGTGAGTGACCGCCCGATCTTGGCCTTGGGCAAAGCCACACTGACCGGGCTGAAGCGCCCTGCCGTCGATGCCTGGCCACAACCGGCCAGGAAGGTGAGCCAGACAAGCGCGAAAGCCAGGCGAACGGCTACCGGGCGGCGATGAGGCGACGACATGGAGCAGGGTCCTCCGCTGGATGCCCGCCTTATCGAGCGTCCGCCCCTGCTCGCTGCGTGCTTTAAAGAAAGCCAAATGGGATCGCGTCCGGGCCTTTTCCAAATTATTACCAGTTCTTTAACAAGGCAGGACGGACACCCGCAAATCAAGATTCGGAGATACTCTACAGGATTTTCAAGCATCCTTTAGCCGGTGCCGAGCGGGTAAGTTTTTCCGGGCTGGGGGATATAACCCCATAGACCCCCGCCGCATGTGCATGAGGTGAACCGCGGTGCCTGAACCGACCTCCCGCCGCCCGATCGGGCTTGGCAAGACGCTCTGGAATCTGCTGAACACGCCCAATGAGGCGGGCGCTCAGCCTGCCAAGCCGAACCCGACGCCCCCGATGGCCCGGGACGGCTTCCAGGCCACGGCGGCTTTCGCCAATGCGCGCTTTGCCAACCAGCCCGACCTCGCCTTGCTGATGGCCGGCCAGGTCCTCCGGCCCGGCAGTTCCAGTCAAGGCGTCGCCGCCGTGCAGGGGGCCCTCCACGCCATGGGCTTCACGATCGCCGACGGGGCCACCGGCTATTACGGCAACCAGACCCAGGCCGCGCTGCGCAACTTCCAGGTGATGGCCGGCCTGCCGGCCGATGGCATCCTGGGCCCCAACACGATGAAGGCGCTCGACCGCCACGCCCCGCCACCTGGCAAGAACAGCTGGGATGCGGGCGTCAACCCGGGTCCTGTGCCCAACCCGACGATCGCGCCGGGCAAGCAGGCGCGCGTCGTCGTGAGCATCTCGCAGCACCGCGCCTTCCTGTTCGATGCCAACGGCAAGCTCAAGAAAATCTACGGCGTGCGCACTGGCACCCCCCATCACGCCGATGGCCGGGGCGGGGCCACCACGCCCGGCGTCCGCCAGATCACCGGCAAGAACGGCGACCCGACCTCGGTGAGTCAGGCACTCTGGCCGGAGAGCAACGGCAAGGCCTTCGGCACGCGCCTGATCGACCTGACCCTGGTGGATCCGGTCACCGGCAAGCTCAAGGACGTGGACGGAAACGGCCAGGAACTTCACGGCACCTACACCGAAAGCTCGATCGGGCTCGACTACTCCCATGGCTGCGTGGGCCTGCGCAACCGCGACATCGAGGAGATCTACGGCCAGGTCCGCAACGGCGAGTTCGTCCGCTTCGACGCCTGAAGCGCGCCCTTCACGCTGGGGGGCGCCAGCACGGAGCCCCCAGGCAAACGCCCAAGGTCCGGAATCCCGCTGGGAAGCCGGACCTTGATGTTGATGGGGGCCGCCGTGGGAAGAGCGAAGCTGCTCTCATCGCGGCGATCAGGCAGCGTCCAGGTTCGGTGCGCTCGGCTCAGCCATTGGCCGCCAGCGTCCCGCTGGCCCGACCCGCCGCCTCAGCCGTCGAGGTCGCGCTGGGGTCGGGGCTGGGCAGGGCCACCGGCGTGGGGGCAGGCGATGGGGGCAAGACCGGCTTCTGCGGGGGCGTGGCGGTGCTGGTAGGCGTAGGAACCGGCTTGGGCTCATGGACCTCACACACGGAGTTGAACCAGGTGTGGGTCACGCGGGTGGGCCGGGTGAATCGGATCACCGCGCCGCTCTCGGCATCGACCATGGCCGACCCGCTCTGGTTGGTGTAGCGATTCGTTTCCTTGCGTTGCACGGGGTTGCACACCTGATCAGGCGGCATTGGCACGGGGGACAGCCCGCGGTCCGGAGCAGGCATGGAGACCGACGTGCCTTGCAGCAGACGGAAGGCCGCCTTGGCTGGCGTCATCGATTCGCTGACCGCAACGGCCACGCCTGGCACGGCGATCGGAAGCCGATTGTCGGCGCCCGGCCCCTCGGGGGCGTGCCAGTTGAGCTCCCAGACGAGCTTGCCCACAATCTGCTGCAGGCTCACGGACCAGCGCGCGTTGCCGGGGACCTGATACAGCACCTCGGTTTTTTGCTCGTCACCGTCATACTCTCCGGTCTTGGGCTGTTCGAAGGCGTGCCCCAGGAAGTAATCCTGGCGGGTGCGCTCCTCCTCGCCCGCAAAGCTCCGGTCCGAGACCGCCTTGATCACCCGGGCGATCGCCTCGCCCGCATCGACCTTGACGCGCTCGGGGGCCAGCTCCAGCGGCGCCCAGCGCAGGCGAACCAGGGTGGTCTTCTCCGGCGTGACGATGAACTGAAGCATCTCACTGCGGGCCGAGGACAGGTACACCAGGCGCCAGCCAGCCCCCCCCTCGAAGGGGCTCAGGCGCACCGGCACAAGCCCCGCTTCGGGCGCGGTCTGGTCGTCGCGGTGAAGGGCCCCCGCGTTGGTGAGGGTCGAGCCGGCTTCCGTCAGG from Candidatus Sericytochromatia bacterium includes:
- a CDS encoding AAA family ATPase, with the protein product MQRKKLPIGIQTFAKIREDSHYYVDKTRLALHLIDQGTHYFLSRPRRFGKSLFLDTLKELFEGNRGLFEGLYAAQHWDWASKHPVLRLSFGSGVLRTPEDLGASLLEQLSAFEALHALPPEVADLRGRFKRLIRGLHERTGQRVVVLVDEYDKPILDNLTEPERAGVMRDGLRDIYSTLKDVDAHLRFVFITGVSKFSKVSLFSGLNNLNDITLDPEYSALCGYTEHDVDTVFAPELEGLDRERIRRWYNGYNWRGEAVYNPFDLLLLFQKREFRPYWFETGTPTFLVELLARRQFFTPNLSRLTSSEELLGAFEVDDIEPEALLWQAGYLSIQAEKEVSEGQWFYTLGYPNREVEASLNASLMRAYGVSRQTSGEVRNRLPGLLAAGDMAGLKDLLHGLFASIPHDWHRNNPLAQYEGFYASVFYSHLAALGLDTRVEDATNKGRIDLALRLDYRSQPSLASVESAHPWASNRSRPSLASAESAHPWASRVYLFEFKVVEQVPDGRALAQLQAKGYAEKYREPGVTVTLVGIEFSREQRNVVAFEVAEG
- a CDS encoding L,D-transpeptidase family protein, which gives rise to MPEPTSRRPIGLGKTLWNLLNTPNEAGAQPAKPNPTPPMARDGFQATAAFANARFANQPDLALLMAGQVLRPGSSSQGVAAVQGALHAMGFTIADGATGYYGNQTQAALRNFQVMAGLPADGILGPNTMKALDRHAPPPGKNSWDAGVNPGPVPNPTIAPGKQARVVVSISQHRAFLFDANGKLKKIYGVRTGTPHHADGRGGATTPGVRQITGKNGDPTSVSQALWPESNGKAFGTRLIDLTLVDPVTGKLKDVDGNGQELHGTYTESSIGLDYSHGCVGLRNRDIEEIYGQVRNGEFVRFDA